The following are encoded together in the Pseudomonas sp. IB20 genome:
- a CDS encoding DUF1652 domain-containing protein produces the protein MFTLSQLRNCIEEALLPLTCEFTLCRDASLTLKVFDAQSGRVDLVVTGISVNKLQSTHAVEKMVEELRYELQSNTMGHLTLEDLPMSPSAS, from the coding sequence ATGTTTACCCTCTCCCAACTGCGCAACTGCATCGAAGAAGCGCTGTTGCCCCTGACCTGTGAATTCACCCTGTGCCGTGACGCCTCGTTGACCTTAAAGGTGTTCGATGCCCAGAGCGGCCGGGTCGACTTGGTGGTGACGGGCATCAGCGTGAACAAGTTGCAGTCCACCCACGCAGTGGAAAAGATGGTGGAAGAACTGCGCTATGAGCTACAGAGCAACACCATGGGGCATCTGACCCTGGAAGACCTGCCAATGTCGCCTTCGGCGTCATGA
- a CDS encoding nuclear transport factor 2 family protein, whose product MKNYRINFMGAMGMQLEQHLFALEQALQQCTTRSDTERLAQLLADDFVEFGASGNVWGSKAEVIAGLKDEVFSARRMTEFAVKLLGQGLALVTYRCHREGVGDSLRSSVWREEEGQWRMVFHQGTPAAAPSPQRGR is encoded by the coding sequence ATGAAAAATTACAGGATTAATTTCATGGGGGCAATGGGCATGCAGTTGGAGCAGCATTTATTCGCCTTGGAACAGGCGCTGCAGCAATGCACCACCCGCTCGGATACGGAGCGATTGGCGCAGTTGCTGGCGGACGATTTCGTTGAGTTTGGCGCCAGTGGCAATGTCTGGGGCAGCAAGGCCGAGGTGATTGCCGGGTTGAAGGACGAGGTGTTTTCGGCACGGCGCATGACTGAGTTCGCCGTGAAGTTGCTCGGGCAGGGACTGGCGCTGGTGACTTATCGCTGCCATCGCGAAGGCGTAGGGGACTCGTTGCGCAGTTCAGTATGGCGCGAGGAGGAGGGGCAGTGGCGGATGGTGTTCCACCAAGGCACACCAGCGGCAGCTCCCTCGCCACAGAGGGGGCGATGA
- a CDS encoding LysR family transcriptional regulator, producing MFDWNDLRFFLELQRSGRLITAAQRLKTTHATVARHIEAIEKSLGTALFVQHAQGYELTPSGEALLKHAEAMENVALLAEDELTHSAAPLGKIRLGVAEGLGVMFLAGRMGGLFDRYPGLEVELVAVPRFVSILNREAEISIHLERPSVDQLVTRKLTDYRLALYASRAYLERNPPIEKREDLAVHAWIDYVDDLLFSQELKFLSSFCRNPKVVFHSTSVIAQHQAARSGLGIAVLPCFMAAGDPDLVALLPGEGIERSYWISSRRELHKSVRLRVLWDYVVELCAREQGLLLGESH from the coding sequence ATGTTCGACTGGAATGACCTGCGGTTTTTTCTCGAGTTGCAACGCAGCGGCCGCTTGATCACCGCCGCGCAGCGCCTGAAGACCACCCACGCCACTGTGGCCAGGCATATCGAGGCCATCGAGAAGAGCCTCGGCACTGCGCTGTTCGTGCAGCACGCTCAGGGCTATGAGCTGACGCCCTCTGGCGAAGCCCTGCTCAAGCACGCCGAAGCCATGGAAAACGTCGCGCTGCTGGCTGAAGACGAACTCACTCATTCCGCTGCGCCGCTGGGCAAAATTCGCCTCGGTGTGGCCGAAGGTTTGGGTGTGATGTTCCTCGCCGGTCGCATGGGCGGGTTGTTCGACCGTTACCCGGGCTTGGAAGTGGAACTGGTGGCTGTGCCGCGCTTTGTCAGCATCCTCAACCGCGAAGCGGAAATCAGCATCCACCTGGAACGGCCCAGCGTCGACCAGTTGGTCACGCGCAAACTCACCGATTACCGCCTGGCGCTCTACGCCAGCCGCGCCTATCTGGAGCGCAACCCGCCCATCGAGAAACGTGAAGACCTCGCCGTGCATGCGTGGATCGATTATGTGGATGACTTGCTGTTCAGCCAGGAATTGAAGTTCCTTAGCAGCTTCTGCCGCAACCCCAAGGTGGTGTTTCACAGCACTAGCGTGATTGCCCAGCACCAGGCGGCGCGTTCGGGTTTGGGCATCGCTGTGTTGCCGTGCTTTATGGCGGCGGGTGACCCGGATTTGGTGGCATTGCTGCCGGGGGAGGGGATTGAGCGTAGCTACTGGATCAGCTCGCGCCGGGAGCTGCACAAGTCGGTGCGGTTGCGGGTGTTGTGGGATTACGTGGTGGAGTTGTGCGCGCGCGAGCAGGGGTTGCTGCTGGGCGAATCTCACTGA
- a CDS encoding DUF3857 domain-containing transglutaminase family protein: MYRFSCHRSLIAISLGLVTHSVSAALQPMAEAPLASDTELHCHFNRDASTDCTTTQHYTILKPNGREILSRIDFDYSEGDTFEVVSAQSTQPGAKPVALDAAQIDTRTAPNPDQGFSRDKQTSLAFPNLRVGTQIRYTVRKHHAAKPLVTQFHYALTFGPSAFRRDHIKARFTAERPIQWRSELLDGFTVTPSANGKTLDVVQKAPTYLNYINESSSAALLRIPRLEVGSALDRQAYFGDFAQRYNQILAANLPAQAAAAVAAASRLAPAERVAALMQHINDHYRYLGDWRATERGYVPFDLAEIEQHGYGDCKDLAILLTAMLKASGIKAETAWVSRGDVAYALLIPGTNAPDHAIVRTEVDGQVWWLDPTNPVFAPGQTMPDIQDRWVLVNNAQGQVREEQIPLEHPETTLRLDKQVHFDKQGNGATQATITFSRLPLMQMSVADRQQGTTATDQNLCAHFGNDISDCQITRPPTAFVVHDGYTVNATLNDQRALEKLANDYVYTDESLKGRWDGFINYRRHDQQADLYLGNPETYDYSFTLTGGKMEKAIPGCQVRSPWYDLDLEGKRLDDGLRYHYRLSQKTRWLTHAEVASEAFGKMIDEARACAEQVHQVVKL, encoded by the coding sequence TTGTACCGATTTTCGTGTCACCGCTCTTTGATTGCTATCAGCCTGGGGCTGGTTACCCATTCCGTCAGCGCCGCACTGCAACCCATGGCCGAAGCCCCGTTGGCCAGCGACACCGAGCTACATTGCCACTTCAACCGCGACGCCAGCACCGACTGCACCACCACACAGCACTACACCATCCTCAAGCCCAACGGCCGCGAGATCCTGTCGCGCATAGACTTCGATTACTCCGAAGGCGACACCTTTGAAGTGGTCAGCGCGCAATCCACCCAACCTGGCGCCAAGCCGGTCGCCCTGGATGCCGCGCAAATCGACACGCGCACCGCGCCCAACCCTGACCAGGGCTTCAGCCGCGACAAGCAGACCTCACTGGCTTTCCCGAACCTACGCGTGGGCACACAGATTCGCTACACCGTGCGCAAACATCACGCCGCCAAACCGTTGGTGACCCAGTTTCACTATGCCCTTACGTTTGGCCCTAGCGCGTTCCGTCGCGACCACATCAAGGCGCGCTTTACCGCCGAGCGACCGATCCAGTGGCGCAGCGAACTGCTCGACGGTTTCACAGTGACCCCGTCGGCCAATGGCAAGACGTTGGACGTGGTGCAAAAAGCCCCGACCTATCTCAACTACATCAACGAATCTTCCAGCGCCGCGCTGTTACGCATCCCGCGCCTGGAAGTGGGCAGCGCCCTCGATCGCCAGGCGTATTTCGGTGATTTTGCCCAGCGCTACAACCAGATCCTCGCTGCCAACCTGCCTGCACAAGCGGCCGCCGCGGTGGCAGCCGCAAGCCGCTTGGCGCCGGCGGAACGGGTCGCCGCGCTGATGCAGCACATCAATGATCACTACCGTTACCTGGGCGACTGGCGCGCCACGGAGCGCGGTTATGTGCCGTTCGACCTGGCTGAAATCGAGCAGCATGGTTATGGCGATTGCAAAGACCTGGCGATCTTGCTGACCGCGATGCTCAAAGCCAGCGGCATCAAGGCTGAGACCGCCTGGGTCAGCCGCGGCGACGTGGCGTATGCATTACTGATCCCCGGCACCAATGCGCCGGATCATGCGATCGTGCGCACCGAAGTGGACGGCCAGGTCTGGTGGCTGGACCCGACCAACCCGGTGTTCGCCCCAGGCCAGACCATGCCCGACATCCAGGACCGTTGGGTGCTGGTCAACAATGCTCAGGGTCAAGTACGCGAAGAACAGATCCCGCTGGAACACCCCGAAACCACCTTGCGCCTGGATAAACAGGTGCACTTCGACAAACAGGGCAATGGCGCCACCCAGGCCACCATCACCTTCAGCCGCCTGCCGCTGATGCAAATGAGCGTGGCCGACCGCCAACAAGGCACCACCGCCACCGACCAGAACCTCTGCGCCCACTTTGGCAACGACATCAGCGACTGCCAGATCACCCGCCCGCCCACCGCCTTTGTGGTGCACGACGGCTACACCGTCAACGCAACCCTGAACGACCAGCGCGCCCTGGAAAAACTGGCGAATGACTACGTCTATACCGATGAGTCGCTCAAAGGCCGCTGGGATGGCTTCATCAACTACCGCCGCCACGATCAACAGGCCGACCTTTACCTGGGCAACCCTGAGACTTACGACTACAGCTTCACGCTGACGGGCGGAAAAATGGAAAAAGCCATTCCCGGCTGCCAGGTGCGCTCGCCGTGGTATGACCTGGACCTGGAAGGGAAACGGTTGGACGACGGGCTGCGCTATCACTATCGCCTAAGCCAGAAGACGCGTTGGCTGACCCATGCCGAGGTTGCCAGTGAGGCGTTTGGCAAGATGATTGACGAAGCCCGGGCGTGTGCCGAGCAGGTGCATCAGGTGGTGAAGCTTTAA
- a CDS encoding RcnB family protein produces the protein MKSKTLAACLLLTAGLSTASFVVQAGDTPQETVPPSSINARDLKEGDRAPDMLMRKESAVSDWKKRGLKQPEADSQWARVGDKFVLLKTTNGTILEITPVKK, from the coding sequence ATGAAGTCTAAAACCCTAGCCGCTTGCCTGCTGCTCACCGCCGGCCTGTCCACCGCCAGCTTTGTCGTGCAGGCCGGTGATACCCCGCAAGAAACCGTGCCGCCTTCAAGCATCAACGCCCGTGATTTGAAAGAAGGCGACCGTGCCCCGGATATGCTGATGCGCAAGGAGTCGGCGGTCAGCGATTGGAAAAAGCGCGGTTTGAAGCAGCCTGAAGCAGACAGCCAATGGGCCCGTGTGGGTGACAAGTTTGTGCTGCTCAAGACCACCAACGGCACCATTCTCGAGATCACCCCCGTCAAGAAATGA
- a CDS encoding helix-turn-helix domain-containing protein produces MSQQQELDALAVLIHDLRKHKRLTLAQLAQKIERSVGFLSQVERGLSRPTVADLTAISHALDVPTTYFYSLPKPKAVDWVTRPNERRTVYYANGITDILVSPSMNGAFSMLDSLLAPGANSGEHTMSDRAEQAGFVLEGELTLWVEGEPDSVTLGPGDSFHLASFAHCRYANLTDLPARVLWVYN; encoded by the coding sequence ATGAGCCAACAACAAGAACTTGACGCCCTGGCCGTGCTGATCCACGACTTGCGCAAGCACAAGAGACTCACCCTGGCGCAACTCGCGCAAAAAATCGAGCGCTCGGTGGGCTTCCTTTCCCAGGTCGAACGCGGCCTGTCGCGCCCCACCGTGGCCGACCTGACCGCCATCAGCCACGCCCTCGATGTGCCCACCACCTACTTCTACAGCCTGCCCAAACCCAAGGCGGTGGATTGGGTCACCCGCCCCAACGAACGGCGCACGGTGTATTACGCCAATGGCATCACCGACATCCTCGTCTCGCCCAGCATGAACGGCGCCTTTTCGATGCTCGACAGCTTGCTCGCGCCCGGAGCCAACAGTGGTGAACACACCATGAGCGACCGCGCCGAGCAGGCCGGTTTTGTGCTGGAGGGCGAGTTGACGCTGTGGGTGGAAGGCGAGCCGGATTCGGTCACCCTCGGCCCTGGCGACAGCTTCCACCTGGCCAGTTTCGCGCATTGCCGCTACGCCAACCTGACTGATCTGCCCGCCCGCGTACTGTGGGTTTACAACTAG
- a CDS encoding CsbD family protein, which yields MKSEQVKGAVEKVTGKAQGFLGDLTGDEQLQAEGVARQAAGQLQQTYGDALDTVSDFAKHKPLATVAVVAGIGLLVGLLLRRR from the coding sequence ATGAAAAGCGAACAAGTCAAAGGCGCCGTGGAGAAAGTCACGGGCAAGGCCCAGGGTTTTCTCGGCGACCTGACCGGTGATGAGCAGTTGCAAGCCGAAGGGGTTGCCCGCCAGGCCGCCGGCCAGTTGCAGCAAACCTACGGCGACGCGCTCGACACTGTGAGTGATTTTGCCAAGCACAAACCACTGGCTACCGTGGCCGTCGTCGCCGGTATCGGCCTGTTGGTGGGCTTGTTGCTGCGTCGTCGTTGA
- a CDS encoding MFS transporter, producing MLATIRSYPRTVNLLLCATLLLTLAKAITFPYLVIYLTRHFNLDITQVGLVIGSSLIVGSLLSVYGGFLVDRVNSYRLLLGLSALFVLGFVGTLVADDIWLFYSCLILINLAYAVIDIAVKAGFASLLAEDARSEVFSIKYTLTNIGYAVGPFFGAMVAKLDISLPFMLSALLGAGFFLLYWRWGDRTLATVDATQKTLAFLAVGRVLLRDHRLVCFTLGGLLSAVVFGQFTAYLSQYLVTTTTAEYTYTVISAVLTTNAALVIALQYVIGRRISHRYLSQWLIAGLGMFMLGVIGFALATSVLWWVLAMAVFTVGEIIVFPAEYMFIDRIAPDHLRGMYYGAQNLSNLGAALGPVLCGLVLASLPAHSMFYMLGAFIVGGGVFYFIGASLKPRPTRS from the coding sequence ATGCTTGCCACAATAAGAAGTTACCCTCGCACCGTGAACCTGTTGCTGTGCGCCACGTTGCTGCTGACGCTGGCCAAGGCGATTACCTTTCCGTACCTGGTGATTTACCTCACCCGTCACTTCAACCTCGACATTACCCAAGTTGGCCTGGTGATCGGCAGTTCATTGATCGTCGGCTCATTGCTCAGCGTGTACGGCGGTTTCCTGGTCGACCGCGTCAACAGTTACCGGCTGCTGCTCGGCTTGAGTGCGCTGTTTGTACTGGGGTTTGTCGGCACGCTAGTGGCCGATGATATCTGGCTGTTCTACAGCTGCCTGATCCTGATCAACCTGGCTTATGCCGTTATCGACATTGCCGTCAAAGCCGGCTTTGCCAGCTTGCTGGCGGAAGACGCGCGCAGCGAAGTGTTTTCCATCAAGTACACCCTGACCAATATCGGCTATGCCGTCGGCCCGTTTTTTGGCGCGATGGTGGCCAAGCTCGATATCAGCCTGCCGTTCATGCTCTCGGCGCTGCTGGGGGCGGGTTTTTTCCTGCTGTACTGGCGTTGGGGCGATCGCACGCTGGCTACCGTCGATGCCACGCAAAAAACGCTGGCGTTTCTCGCCGTCGGCCGCGTGCTGCTGCGGGACCATCGGCTGGTGTGCTTCACGCTTGGCGGCTTGCTCAGTGCCGTGGTGTTCGGCCAGTTCACTGCCTACCTGTCGCAGTACCTGGTGACGACCACCACCGCGGAATATACCTACACCGTGATCAGCGCCGTGCTCACCACCAACGCCGCGCTGGTGATTGCCTTGCAGTACGTGATTGGCCGGCGCATCTCGCACCGTTATCTGAGCCAATGGCTGATCGCCGGCCTGGGCATGTTCATGTTGGGGGTGATCGGGTTTGCCCTGGCCACCAGCGTGCTGTGGTGGGTGCTGGCGATGGCGGTGTTTACAGTGGGGGAGATCATCGTGTTCCCAGCTGAGTACATGTTTATCGACCGAATCGCCCCGGACCACCTGCGGGGCATGTATTACGGCGCGCAGAACCTGTCCAACCTAGGGGCAGCGTTGGGGCCGGTGTTGTGTGGGCTGGTGCTGGCCAGCCTGCCGGCCCACTCCATGTTCTACATGTTGGGGGCGTTTATCGTCGGGGGCGGGGTGTTTTACTTCATTGGAGCGTCGTTGAAACCACGACCAACGCGGTCATGA
- a CDS encoding GMC family oxidoreductase, with amino-acid sequence MPIAAAEYDYVVVGAGPAGCLLANRLSANPANRVLLLEAGGRDNYPWIHIPVGYLFCIGNPRTDWCFKTEAQEGLQGRALSYPRGKVLGGCSSINGMIYMRGQAQDYDGWAAQGNPGWAWNDVLPLFKQSENHFAGSSEFHSDGGEWRVEQQRLHWPILDAFRDAAAQSGIAPISDFNRGDNEGCGYFQVNQKAGVRWNAAKAFLKPIRQRPNLTVLTDVEVDRVALENGRACNVLGRQNGQQMSWKARKEIVLCAGSVGSPGILQRSGIGPSNVLKPLGIDVVHELPGVGGNLQDHLQLRLIYKLENARTLNQIAGTVWGKMGMGLRYLYDRSGPLSMAPSQLGAFARSGPEQTSANLEYHVQPLSLERFGEPLHAFPAFTASVCDLRPQSRGRIDIRSANPADAPLIRPNYLSHPEDLRVAADAIRLTRRIVAAPALSQFKPVEYLPGDSLQTEEQLHEAAARIGTTIFHPVGTCRMGSDKDAVVDAQLRVHGVPGLRIADASVMPRITSGNTCSPTLMIAEKAAQLILSPNTRSLAPQKETVHAI; translated from the coding sequence ATGCCCATTGCAGCTGCTGAATACGATTACGTGGTAGTAGGCGCCGGCCCCGCAGGCTGCTTGCTGGCCAATCGACTGTCCGCCAACCCCGCCAATCGCGTGCTGCTACTCGAAGCCGGTGGCCGCGACAATTACCCCTGGATCCATATCCCCGTCGGCTACCTGTTCTGCATCGGTAACCCGCGCACCGACTGGTGCTTCAAGACCGAAGCCCAGGAAGGCCTGCAAGGCCGTGCGCTGAGTTACCCACGCGGCAAGGTGCTGGGCGGCTGTTCGTCGATCAACGGCATGATCTATATGCGCGGCCAGGCCCAGGATTACGACGGTTGGGCGGCCCAGGGCAACCCGGGTTGGGCCTGGAACGATGTGCTGCCGTTGTTCAAGCAGAGCGAAAACCATTTTGCCGGCAGCTCGGAATTTCACAGCGATGGCGGCGAGTGGCGCGTTGAGCAACAGCGCCTGCACTGGCCGATCCTGGATGCCTTTCGCGACGCGGCGGCGCAAAGCGGTATCGCGCCGATCAGCGACTTCAACAGGGGCGATAACGAAGGCTGCGGCTACTTCCAAGTCAACCAGAAGGCCGGAGTGCGTTGGAACGCGGCCAAGGCGTTTCTCAAGCCGATCCGCCAGCGGCCCAACCTGACCGTGCTGACCGACGTCGAAGTGGACCGCGTGGCGCTGGAAAACGGCCGCGCCTGCAACGTGCTCGGGCGTCAAAACGGCCAACAGATGAGCTGGAAAGCGCGCAAGGAAATCGTGCTGTGCGCCGGTTCCGTGGGCTCGCCGGGCATCCTCCAACGCTCAGGGATCGGCCCCTCCAACGTGCTCAAGCCGTTGGGCATCGACGTGGTGCACGAACTGCCGGGCGTGGGCGGCAACCTGCAGGATCACCTGCAATTGCGGCTGATCTACAAACTGGAAAACGCGCGCACCCTGAACCAGATCGCGGGCACCGTGTGGGGCAAGATGGGCATGGGCCTGCGCTACCTGTATGACCGCAGCGGCCCGCTGTCGATGGCGCCCAGCCAGCTCGGCGCGTTTGCCCGCTCCGGCCCGGAACAGACCTCGGCCAACCTTGAATACCATGTGCAGCCGTTGTCCCTGGAGCGCTTTGGCGAACCTTTGCACGCGTTCCCGGCGTTTACCGCTTCGGTCTGCGACCTGCGCCCACAAAGCCGTGGCCGTATCGATATTCGCTCCGCCAACCCGGCGGATGCACCGTTGATTCGGCCCAACTACCTCAGCCATCCGGAAGATCTGCGAGTCGCTGCCGATGCGATCCGCCTGACTCGGCGCATCGTGGCCGCACCCGCCTTGAGCCAATTCAAACCGGTGGAATACCTGCCGGGCGATTCACTGCAAACCGAAGAGCAACTGCACGAAGCCGCCGCGCGTATCGGCACGACGATCTTCCATCCGGTGGGCACCTGCCGCATGGGCAGCGACAAAGACGCGGTGGTCGATGCCCAACTGCGCGTGCATGGCGTGCCGGGCCTGCGTATCGCCGATGCCTCGGTGATGCCACGCATCACGTCCGGCAACACCTGCTCACCGACACTGATGATTGCGGAGAAAGCCGCGCAGTTGATCCTTTCGCCGAACACAAGGAGCCTCGCCCCGCAGAAAGAAACGGTTCATGCAATCTGA
- a CDS encoding glutamine synthetase family protein, producing the protein MKNQSSTLLAEVRTFRQNHPDVRYVDLIALDIPGHFYGKRYPVDMLEKVAAGSPLKLPQNAVLLGAQGGLFKIGDYCFHDGDPDANRRLVPGTLKPVSWESQPLGQMLITSDGTEAPIEFEPREVLAKVLERLQHKGIHPVVAFELEFYLFDKKLDNGLPQFARDPLSDDADDQPNLHIERLSRFSEVLDDMAQTAKDQGIDITVITAEIGPGQFEINFGHLEDGLRAADWAALFCRSTRGVALKHGYRASFMAKPYLQYPGSGMHVHVSLYDAAGNNLLAAHQQQPLRHAVAGCLELLAHCMPIFSPNHNAFRRLGGTVNAATRASWGFEDRDACVRIPESDPRNLRIEHRLASADANPYLVLAAILAGLEHGLEAKQEPIAPLNEDRLSGTDFPVEMLEAVRAMQHQPILRDKLGAEFVDVYCENKRQDHLAFQQEINAREYRWFL; encoded by the coding sequence GTGAAAAACCAGTCTTCCACGTTGCTGGCCGAAGTACGGACCTTTCGCCAGAACCACCCCGACGTGCGTTACGTCGACCTAATCGCCCTGGACATTCCCGGGCATTTCTACGGCAAGCGCTACCCGGTGGACATGCTCGAAAAGGTCGCCGCCGGCAGCCCGCTGAAGCTGCCGCAAAACGCCGTGCTGCTCGGGGCGCAGGGTGGGCTGTTCAAGATTGGTGACTATTGCTTTCACGACGGCGACCCGGATGCCAACCGGCGCTTGGTGCCGGGCACGCTCAAGCCGGTGAGCTGGGAGTCGCAGCCGCTGGGGCAGATGTTGATCACCTCGGATGGCACCGAAGCGCCGATCGAATTCGAACCTCGCGAAGTGCTGGCCAAGGTGCTGGAGCGCTTGCAGCACAAAGGCATTCATCCGGTGGTGGCCTTTGAGCTGGAGTTTTACCTGTTCGATAAGAAGCTCGACAACGGCCTGCCGCAATTCGCCCGCGACCCGCTGAGCGATGACGCCGACGACCAACCCAACCTGCACATCGAACGGTTGTCGCGCTTCAGCGAGGTGCTCGACGACATGGCACAAACCGCCAAGGACCAGGGCATCGACATCACGGTGATCACTGCCGAAATCGGTCCCGGCCAGTTCGAAATCAACTTCGGCCACCTCGAAGACGGCCTGCGCGCCGCCGACTGGGCCGCCCTGTTCTGCCGCAGCACCCGTGGCGTTGCACTCAAGCACGGTTACCGCGCCAGCTTCATGGCCAAACCCTACCTCCAATACCCCGGCAGCGGCATGCATGTGCATGTCAGCCTCTACGACGCGGCGGGTAATAATTTGCTCGCCGCGCACCAGCAGCAACCGCTGCGCCACGCGGTGGCCGGCTGCCTGGAATTGCTGGCGCATTGCATGCCGATCTTCTCGCCCAACCACAACGCCTTCCGCCGTCTGGGTGGCACGGTCAACGCCGCAACCCGCGCCAGCTGGGGCTTTGAAGACCGCGATGCGTGCGTGCGCATCCCCGAGTCCGACCCGCGCAACCTGCGCATCGAGCACCGCTTGGCCAGTGCCGATGCCAATCCGTATCTGGTGCTGGCGGCGATTCTGGCAGGGCTTGAGCATGGCCTTGAAGCCAAGCAAGAACCTATCGCCCCCCTGAACGAAGACCGCCTCAGCGGCACCGATTTCCCCGTGGAAATGCTCGAGGCCGTACGCGCCATGCAACATCAACCGATATTGCGCGATAAGCTGGGCGCAGAATTTGTCGACGTGTATTGCGAGAACAAACGCCAGGACCACCTGGCCTTTCAACAAGAGATCAACGCGCGGGAATACCGCTGGTTTCTCTAA
- a CDS encoding DNA alkylation repair protein produces MFNVERLQHIAVEMSAVYPAFDAKGFLKHAKVGLAELSVMQRMARVSESLHAVIPLGYAQTLKLLYALAPRLNSAFVCLFLPHYVASYGLGDFKRSMAALKYFTTFGSAEFAIRHFLLHDFERTLAVMQEWSLDANDHVRRLASEGSRPRLPWSFRLAQVQANPALCASILNNLKADSSLYVRKSVANHLNDITKDDPGWVLSLIEGWHLDNPHTAWIARHALRSLIKQGNTRALTLMGAGAKAEVKIHHLAVTPAVINLGERISLSFSLESTAATAQKLVVDYAVDYVKSAGHSAAKVFKLKAFTLGAGEHQSIRREQHIRELTTRKHYPGTHWVHVLVNGEKLASAEFELRKP; encoded by the coding sequence ATCTTCAACGTCGAACGCCTGCAACACATCGCCGTCGAGATGTCGGCGGTATACCCGGCGTTCGATGCCAAGGGCTTTCTCAAGCACGCGAAGGTGGGGCTTGCCGAGTTGTCGGTGATGCAGCGCATGGCGCGGGTCAGCGAAAGCCTGCATGCGGTGATCCCACTGGGCTACGCGCAAACCCTCAAGCTGCTTTACGCCCTGGCGCCGCGCCTGAACAGCGCCTTTGTCTGTCTGTTCCTGCCGCACTACGTGGCGAGTTACGGCCTGGGTGACTTCAAGCGCTCCATGGCCGCGCTCAAGTACTTCACCACGTTTGGCTCTGCCGAATTTGCCATCCGCCACTTCTTGCTGCACGACTTCGAGCGCACCTTGGCGGTGATGCAGGAATGGTCGCTGGATGCCAACGATCACGTGCGCCGCCTGGCCAGTGAAGGCTCGCGCCCTCGCCTGCCGTGGTCCTTTCGCCTGGCCCAAGTGCAGGCCAACCCCGCGCTGTGCGCGTCGATCCTGAATAACCTCAAGGCTGACAGCAGCCTGTACGTACGCAAGTCGGTGGCCAACCACCTCAACGACATCACCAAGGATGACCCAGGCTGGGTGCTCAGCCTGATCGAAGGCTGGCACCTGGATAACCCGCACACTGCGTGGATTGCCCGCCATGCGCTGCGCAGCCTGATCAAACAAGGCAACACCCGCGCGTTGACGCTCATGGGCGCCGGGGCCAAGGCCGAGGTGAAGATTCATCACCTGGCCGTCACCCCGGCGGTGATCAACCTGGGCGAGCGCATCAGCCTCTCGTTCAGCCTCGAATCCACCGCTGCCACCGCGCAAAAACTGGTGGTGGACTACGCCGTCGACTACGTGAAAAGCGCCGGTCATAGCGCGGCCAAAGTGTTCAAACTCAAGGCATTTACCCTCGGCGCGGGCGAGCATCAGAGCATTCGCCGCGAACAACACATTCGTGAACTGACCACCCGCAAGCACTACCCCGGCACGCATTGGGTGCATGTGTTGGTCAACGGCGAGAAGCTCGCCAGCGCCGAGTTCGAACTACGAAAACCATGA